A single region of the Schistocerca piceifrons isolate TAMUIC-IGC-003096 unplaced genomic scaffold, iqSchPice1.1 HiC_scaffold_1286, whole genome shotgun sequence genome encodes:
- the LOC124731461 gene encoding prestalk protein-like — translation MACWDSTACGDSTACEDSTASEDSTACEHSTVCEDNTACEDSTAGEASTDFEDSTGCEDSTASEDRTASEDSTVSEDNTASEDSKACEVSTACKDSTASEDSTACKDCTACEDSTACEDSTACVDSTACEDSTACEDSTACEDSTACEDSTACEDSTACEDITAFEDSTASEDSTACEDSKACEDSTACEDSTACEHSTACEDSST, via the coding sequence atggcttgttgggacagcacggcttgcggggacagcacggcttgcgaggacagcacagcttccgaggacagcacagcttgcgagcacagcacagtttgcgaggacaacacggcttgcgaggacagcacggctggcgaggcCAGCACAGAtttcgaggacagcacgggttgcgaggacagcacagcttccgaggacaggacagcttccgaggacagcacagtttctgaggacaacacagcttccgaggacagcaaagcttgcgaggtcagcacagcttgcaaggacagcacagctagcgaagacagcacagcttgcaaggactgcacagcttgcgaggacagcacagcttgcgaggacagcacagcttgcgtggacagcacagcttgcgaggacagcacagcttgcgaggacagcacagcttgcgaggacagcacagcttgcgaggacagcacagcttgtgaggacagtacagcttgcgaggacatcacagctttcgaggacagcacagctagcgaggacagcacagcttgcgaggacagcaaggcttgcgaggacagcacggcttgcgaggacagcacggcttgcgagcacagcacagcttgcgaggacagctcaacttga